The following coding sequences are from one Burkholderia stabilis window:
- a CDS encoding NAD-dependent epimerase/dehydratase family protein: MTRSEAGRPSRRAFVTGLTGFTGRYMAERLEAAGYEVWGTVAPGAPQPDDPAFARCTLLPVDLLDAGAMRAAAADARPDAVVHLAARAHVAQDEPSQAYAVNIVGTRNLLAALAGLDRRPSAVLLASSANIYGNSTAGVLDETVPPAPANDYAVSKLAMEYAAKLWADRLPIVIARPFNYTGVGQGEAYLLPKLAAHYARNEPRISLGNLDVSRDFSDVRDVTTAYLKLLETAPAGETFNVCSERAYSLKEVLAMLSRIVGYVIDVTVDPRFVRDNEVKSLSGSRDKLRRAVGELPVTPLDETLRWMVDAMRAAPHGHTG, from the coding sequence ATGACACGTTCTGAAGCCGGACGCCCGTCGCGCCGTGCGTTCGTCACGGGCCTGACGGGATTCACCGGCCGCTACATGGCGGAACGCCTCGAAGCGGCCGGCTACGAAGTCTGGGGGACGGTCGCGCCCGGCGCGCCGCAGCCCGACGATCCGGCATTTGCGCGCTGTACGCTGCTGCCCGTCGACCTGCTCGATGCCGGGGCAATGCGCGCGGCGGCCGCCGACGCGCGGCCTGACGCCGTCGTGCATCTTGCCGCACGCGCGCACGTCGCGCAGGACGAGCCGTCGCAGGCCTACGCAGTCAACATCGTCGGCACGCGCAACCTGCTGGCCGCACTCGCCGGCCTGGATCGCCGCCCGTCGGCCGTACTGCTCGCGAGCAGCGCGAACATCTACGGCAACTCGACGGCCGGCGTGCTCGACGAAACCGTGCCGCCCGCTCCCGCGAACGATTACGCGGTCAGCAAGCTTGCGATGGAATACGCGGCGAAGCTGTGGGCCGACCGCTTGCCGATCGTGATCGCGCGGCCGTTCAACTACACGGGTGTCGGTCAGGGCGAAGCGTATCTGCTGCCGAAGCTCGCCGCGCACTACGCGCGCAACGAACCGCGGATCTCGCTCGGCAATCTCGACGTGAGCCGCGATTTCTCGGACGTGCGCGACGTGACGACCGCGTACCTGAAGCTGCTCGAAACCGCTCCGGCCGGCGAGACGTTCAACGTATGCTCGGAACGCGCGTATTCGCTGAAGGAAGTATTGGCGATGCTGTCGCGCATCGTCGGGTACGTGATCGACGTGACGGTCGATCCGCGTTTCGTGCGGGACAACGAGGTGAAAAGCCTGAGCGGTTCGCGCGACAAGCTGCGGCGCGCGGTGGGCGAACTGCCCGTCACGCCGCTCGACGAAACGCTGCGGTGGATGGTGGACGCGATGCGCGCCGCCCCGCACGGGCACACCGGCTGA
- the gmd gene encoding GDP-mannose 4,6-dehydratase — protein MSQTRKKAIITGISGQDGAYLTKLLLDKGYEVTGTYRRTSSVNFWRIAELGVDTHPNLTLVEHDLTDAGSSLRLLERTQPDELYNLAAQSFVGVSFDQPATTAEVTGLGPLNLLEAIRVVSPKTRFYQASTSEMFGKVQSIPQTEATSFYPRSPYGVAKLYAHWMTVNYRESYGLFGSSGILFNHESPLRGREFVTRKITDTVAKIKLGKATRLELGNLDAKRDWGFALEYVEGMWRMLQADEPDTYVLATNRTETVRDFVRMAFAAAGYQIEWTGKGEQERGLDASNGNVLVEVNPKFYRPAEVDLLIGCSDKARSKLGWVPETTLEQLCQMMVEADLTRNRHHDTF, from the coding sequence ATGAGCCAAACACGCAAGAAGGCCATCATCACGGGGATCTCGGGGCAGGACGGCGCTTACCTGACCAAGCTGCTGCTCGACAAGGGCTATGAGGTCACGGGCACGTACCGCCGCACCAGCTCGGTGAACTTCTGGCGTATCGCCGAGCTCGGCGTCGACACGCACCCGAACCTCACGCTCGTCGAACACGACCTGACGGACGCCGGCTCGAGCCTGCGGCTGCTCGAACGCACGCAGCCCGACGAGCTGTACAACCTGGCCGCTCAGAGCTTCGTCGGCGTGTCGTTCGACCAGCCGGCGACGACCGCCGAAGTCACGGGCCTGGGTCCCTTGAACCTGCTCGAAGCGATCCGCGTCGTGAGCCCGAAGACGCGCTTCTACCAGGCATCGACGTCCGAGATGTTTGGCAAGGTGCAGTCGATTCCGCAGACGGAAGCCACCTCGTTCTATCCGCGCAGCCCGTACGGCGTCGCGAAGCTGTACGCGCACTGGATGACCGTGAACTACCGCGAGTCGTACGGCCTGTTCGGCAGCAGCGGCATCCTGTTCAACCACGAATCGCCGCTGCGCGGCCGCGAGTTCGTCACGCGCAAGATCACCGACACCGTCGCGAAGATCAAGCTCGGCAAGGCGACGCGCCTCGAGCTCGGCAACCTCGATGCAAAGCGCGACTGGGGCTTCGCGCTCGAATACGTCGAAGGGATGTGGCGGATGCTGCAGGCCGACGAGCCCGACACCTATGTGCTGGCCACCAACCGCACCGAGACCGTGCGCGACTTCGTGCGGATGGCGTTCGCGGCGGCCGGCTATCAGATCGAGTGGACCGGCAAGGGCGAGCAGGAACGCGGCCTCGATGCATCGAACGGCAACGTGCTCGTCGAAGTGAACCCGAAGTTCTACCGCCCTGCCGAGGTCGACCTGCTGATCGGCTGCTCGGACAAGGCCAGAAGCAAGCTCGGCTGGGTGCCGGAAACGACGCTCGAACAACTTTGCCAGATGATGGTTGAAGCCGATTTGACGCGGAATCGCCACCATGACACGTTCTGA
- a CDS encoding acyltransferase family protein, whose translation MTGLSRPADLAPPQHGRIVQLDGLRAIAVGAVFLQHALKAPLWMGVDLFFVLSGLLITGILLERKARGQSYFSHFYARRVRRILPPYVLLLAVSTLLFGASWLPHWPWFAFFSTNIGLSLGSIGHDSLNVLWSLAVEEQFYIFWPFVVLWCSERALLWVAAALIVAAPVLRAIATPWFDSFWPIYYLTPFRMDLLAAGALLAIVLRRDRRALEPFYPLAIVGALVSLAILGWLHLSFPRFRAANTPLSNAALYSISLLLCTSIVVIALRGRGIVQRVLTNPMLVYVGTVSYTVYLIHLSVLYALWPLHLNRFVTAALALAITLAYATLSWYGFERRLTRGPARRALPAAAGTTA comes from the coding sequence ATGACGGGCCTCTCGCGACCCGCCGACCTCGCCCCGCCGCAACACGGCCGCATCGTGCAGCTCGACGGACTGCGCGCGATCGCAGTGGGCGCGGTATTTCTGCAGCACGCGCTGAAGGCGCCGCTCTGGATGGGTGTCGACCTGTTCTTCGTGCTGAGCGGCCTGCTGATCACCGGCATCCTGCTGGAGCGCAAGGCGCGCGGGCAGTCGTACTTCAGCCATTTCTATGCGCGCCGCGTGCGCCGCATCCTGCCGCCGTACGTGTTGCTGCTCGCGGTCTCGACGCTCCTGTTCGGCGCAAGCTGGCTGCCGCACTGGCCGTGGTTCGCGTTCTTCTCGACCAACATCGGGCTGTCGCTCGGCAGCATCGGCCATGACAGCCTGAACGTGCTGTGGTCGCTCGCGGTCGAGGAGCAGTTTTATATCTTCTGGCCGTTCGTCGTGCTGTGGTGCTCGGAGCGTGCGCTGTTGTGGGTCGCCGCCGCGCTGATCGTCGCCGCGCCCGTGCTGCGCGCGATCGCGACTCCGTGGTTCGATTCGTTCTGGCCGATCTACTACCTGACGCCGTTCCGGATGGACCTGCTCGCGGCCGGCGCGTTGCTCGCCATCGTGCTGCGCCGCGACCGGCGCGCACTGGAACCGTTCTACCCGCTCGCGATCGTCGGCGCGCTCGTGTCGCTCGCGATCCTCGGCTGGCTGCACCTGTCGTTCCCGCGCTTTCGGGCCGCGAACACGCCGCTGTCGAATGCGGCGCTCTACAGCATCTCGCTGTTGCTGTGCACGTCGATCGTCGTGATCGCGCTGCGCGGTCGCGGCATAGTGCAGCGCGTGCTGACGAACCCGATGCTCGTCTACGTGGGCACCGTCAGCTACACCGTGTACCTGATCCACCTGAGCGTGCTGTACGCGCTGTGGCCGCTGCACCTGAACCGCTTCGTCACGGCCGCGCTCGCGCTCGCGATCACCCTCGCTTACGCGACCCTGAGCTGGTACGGCTTCGAACGGCGCCTGACGCGCGGCCCCGCGCGCCGCGCGTTGCCCGCCGCCGCCGGCACGACCGCCTGA
- a CDS encoding flippase — MDKGILKNVSINFIGLILPTFVSLVTVPAYIHALGVERYGVVSLVWTLIGYFGILDLGMSMAAQNHISKALASGNDDESARVFWSAFWLNLGTGIVGGLLIYFGAFVYTAYFTKVSAAMQHEVYLALPWLALAIPLANVSWVFAGAINGAERFGVFNTNQTIGTFLFQLLPLGAAWWIAPNLQTVLAAAVVARLIAAVMLGHASIKVLGIRRIDPPQWGTAKGLFNFGGWMLIASTTSMIADTLDRVMLGAGMGAKFVTYYTVPQNLVTRLNMLPNALVRTLFPRLSAVGRDHADTLARQSLEFLNGVFTPVGIVAIFALAPFLTLWVGADLAAHSAPVGRVLVISVWLVGQASVTRILIQSQVNPSRAAFAGLVQMPFFVGGLWFGIHHFGLIGAAVVVAARAFVDYGVLLYLSAIRMRAIVLDMLAHLAFLLASLFLAQAWPGLVQSIGMCAIVVVLNVAWSLTMTPGLRALVRDLFVRLNARKTA, encoded by the coding sequence ATGGACAAAGGCATACTCAAGAACGTTTCGATCAACTTCATCGGGCTGATCCTGCCGACCTTCGTGTCGCTGGTGACGGTGCCCGCCTATATTCACGCGCTCGGCGTCGAACGCTACGGCGTCGTCAGCCTCGTGTGGACGCTGATCGGCTATTTCGGGATCCTCGATCTCGGGATGAGCATGGCCGCGCAGAACCACATCTCGAAGGCGCTCGCGAGCGGCAACGACGACGAAAGCGCGCGCGTGTTCTGGAGCGCGTTCTGGCTGAATCTCGGCACCGGCATCGTCGGCGGGCTGCTGATCTATTTCGGCGCATTCGTCTACACCGCGTATTTCACGAAGGTATCGGCCGCGATGCAGCACGAGGTGTATCTCGCGCTGCCGTGGCTCGCGCTCGCGATTCCGCTCGCGAACGTGTCGTGGGTGTTCGCCGGTGCGATCAACGGCGCCGAACGGTTCGGCGTGTTCAACACGAACCAGACGATCGGCACGTTCCTGTTCCAGTTGCTGCCGCTCGGCGCCGCGTGGTGGATCGCGCCGAACCTGCAGACGGTGCTCGCCGCGGCCGTCGTCGCGCGCCTGATCGCGGCGGTGATGCTCGGCCACGCGAGCATCAAGGTGCTCGGCATCCGGCGCATCGATCCGCCGCAGTGGGGCACCGCGAAAGGGCTGTTCAACTTCGGCGGCTGGATGCTGATCGCGAGCACGACCAGCATGATCGCGGACACGCTCGACCGCGTGATGCTCGGCGCCGGCATGGGCGCGAAGTTCGTCACCTACTACACGGTGCCGCAGAACCTCGTCACGCGCCTGAACATGCTGCCGAACGCGCTCGTGCGCACGCTGTTCCCGCGCCTGTCGGCGGTGGGCCGCGACCACGCGGACACGCTCGCGCGCCAGTCGCTCGAATTCCTGAACGGCGTGTTCACGCCGGTCGGCATCGTCGCGATCTTCGCGCTCGCGCCGTTCCTCACGCTGTGGGTGGGCGCCGATCTGGCCGCGCACTCGGCGCCGGTCGGCCGCGTGCTGGTGATCAGCGTGTGGCTCGTCGGCCAGGCGAGCGTGACGCGGATCCTGATCCAGTCGCAGGTCAATCCGTCCCGCGCGGCATTCGCCGGGCTCGTCCAGATGCCGTTCTTCGTCGGCGGCCTGTGGTTCGGCATTCATCACTTCGGGCTGATCGGCGCGGCGGTGGTCGTCGCGGCGCGTGCGTTCGTCGACTACGGCGTGCTGCTGTACCTGTCGGCGATCCGGATGCGCGCGATCGTACTCGACATGCTGGCGCACCTGGCCTTCCTGCTCGCGAGCCTGTTTCTCGCGCAGGCATGGCCGGGGCTCGTCCAGTCGATCGGCATGTGCGCGATCGTGGTGGTGTTGAACGTCGCGTGGTCACTCACGATGACGCCGGGGCTGCGCGCGCTCGTGCGCGACCTGTTTGTCCGTCTCAATGCGAGGAAAACTGCATGA
- a CDS encoding glycosyltransferase family 4 protein, with protein sequence MNRDLAEHAVLNLATADAAVAEAGDAAVLHRPAPAGQAGARHASRTLRVAIVHDWLVTYAGAERVLEQIVACFPDADLFSLVDFLDDRAFVRGKPVTTSFIQKLPFARTKYRSYLPLMPLAIEQLDVSEYDLVISSSHAVAKGVLTGPDQVHISYVHSPIRYAWDLQHQYLEQSNLTHGPKSLLARMILHYIRNWDTRTANAVDGFVANSAFIARRIRKVYHRDAAVIFPPVDVDAFSLNAAKEDFYLTASRMVPYKKIDLIVDAFSRMPERKLIVIGDGPEMQKIRAKAGPNVEIMGYQPFAVLHDRMRRAKAFVFAAEEDFGISVVEAQACGTPVIAYGKGGALETVLDPRSDANPTGLFFDEQTPQAIVAAVDDFERAPQRFTPNACRTNAQRFSADTFRRRFLDYVEAALPGSTAQRGTAVAPMPAARGPATLVLDQSGVLGGAELSLLEIMKHMRANADVLLFDDGPFRAALDEIGARVDVVDQGALAGVRKQGGVSAGALKQLVRLVRDVARRARRAEVIYANTQRAMVVAALAGRLARKPVVWHLRDIVSTDHFGSKQLLAIKYCARLGVTRVIANSDASAQAFRALTGFTPQHVDVVFNGISAEPFDALDGVSQAALRARLGLPKDAWLVGSFSRLARWKGQHVLLEAAARHPDMHVVLVGAPLFGEDEYAAQLHETVARHGMDERVHFLGFQRDVAACMTAVDVVAHTSITPEPFGRVIVEGMLARRPVVAARAGGVVEIIEDGDNGLLCEPGDATALADALDTLKRDGALRERLVASGRATAVRRFGTETYVQRVEKILSDTAKAAKAKKQ encoded by the coding sequence ATGAATCGCGATCTGGCGGAACACGCCGTTTTGAACCTTGCCACGGCGGACGCCGCCGTGGCCGAAGCCGGCGATGCCGCCGTGTTGCACCGTCCGGCGCCGGCCGGGCAGGCGGGCGCGCGCCATGCGTCGCGCACGCTGCGCGTGGCGATCGTCCACGACTGGCTCGTCACCTACGCCGGCGCCGAGCGCGTGCTCGAACAGATCGTCGCGTGCTTTCCCGATGCCGACCTGTTCAGCCTCGTCGATTTCCTCGACGATCGCGCGTTCGTGCGCGGCAAGCCGGTGACGACGTCGTTCATCCAGAAGCTGCCGTTCGCGCGCACCAAGTACCGCAGCTACCTGCCGCTGATGCCGCTCGCGATCGAGCAGCTCGACGTGTCGGAGTACGACCTCGTGATCTCCAGCAGCCACGCGGTCGCGAAGGGCGTGCTGACGGGGCCGGACCAGGTGCACATCAGCTACGTGCATTCGCCGATCCGCTATGCGTGGGACCTGCAGCACCAGTACCTCGAACAGTCGAACCTCACGCACGGGCCGAAATCGCTGCTCGCGCGGATGATCCTGCACTACATCCGCAACTGGGACACGCGCACCGCGAACGCGGTGGACGGCTTCGTCGCGAACTCCGCGTTCATCGCGCGGCGGATCAGGAAGGTCTATCACCGCGATGCGGCGGTGATCTTCCCGCCGGTCGACGTCGATGCGTTTTCGCTGAATGCGGCGAAGGAGGATTTCTACCTGACCGCGTCGCGGATGGTGCCGTACAAGAAGATCGACCTGATCGTCGACGCGTTCTCGCGCATGCCCGAGCGCAAGCTCATCGTGATCGGCGACGGCCCGGAGATGCAGAAGATTCGCGCGAAGGCCGGCCCGAACGTCGAGATCATGGGCTACCAGCCGTTCGCGGTGCTGCACGACCGGATGCGGCGCGCGAAGGCGTTCGTGTTCGCGGCCGAGGAGGATTTCGGGATTTCCGTCGTCGAGGCGCAGGCCTGCGGCACGCCGGTGATCGCGTACGGCAAGGGCGGCGCGCTCGAAACCGTGCTCGACCCGCGCTCGGATGCGAACCCGACCGGGCTGTTCTTCGACGAGCAGACGCCGCAGGCGATCGTCGCGGCCGTCGACGATTTCGAGCGCGCGCCGCAGCGCTTCACGCCGAACGCCTGCCGGACGAACGCGCAGCGGTTTTCCGCCGATACGTTCCGGCGGCGTTTTCTCGACTATGTGGAGGCCGCGCTGCCCGGCTCGACCGCGCAACGCGGCACGGCCGTCGCGCCGATGCCGGCCGCGCGCGGCCCGGCGACGCTCGTGCTCGATCAGAGCGGCGTGCTTGGCGGCGCGGAACTGTCGCTGCTCGAGATCATGAAACACATGCGCGCGAACGCCGACGTGCTGCTGTTCGACGACGGCCCGTTCCGCGCGGCGCTCGACGAGATCGGCGCGCGCGTCGACGTGGTCGACCAGGGTGCGCTCGCCGGCGTGCGCAAGCAGGGCGGCGTGTCGGCCGGTGCGTTGAAACAGCTCGTGCGGCTCGTGCGCGACGTCGCGCGGCGTGCGCGCCGCGCCGAGGTCATCTACGCGAACACGCAGCGCGCGATGGTGGTCGCCGCGCTTGCCGGGCGGCTCGCGCGCAAGCCGGTGGTCTGGCACCTGCGCGACATCGTCAGCACCGACCATTTCGGCAGCAAGCAGTTGCTGGCGATCAAGTACTGCGCGCGGCTCGGCGTCACGCGCGTGATCGCGAACTCCGACGCGTCCGCGCAGGCGTTCCGCGCGCTGACGGGCTTCACGCCGCAGCACGTCGACGTCGTGTTCAACGGCATTTCGGCCGAGCCGTTCGATGCGCTGGACGGCGTCAGCCAGGCCGCGCTGCGCGCGCGCCTCGGGTTGCCGAAGGATGCGTGGCTCGTCGGCTCGTTCAGCCGTCTCGCCCGCTGGAAGGGGCAACACGTGCTGCTGGAGGCCGCCGCGCGGCATCCCGACATGCACGTGGTGCTGGTCGGCGCGCCGCTGTTCGGCGAGGACGAATACGCGGCGCAGCTGCACGAAACCGTCGCGCGGCACGGGATGGACGAGCGCGTGCATTTCCTCGGGTTCCAGCGCGACGTGGCCGCGTGCATGACGGCGGTCGACGTCGTCGCGCACACGTCGATCACGCCCGAGCCGTTCGGGCGCGTGATCGTCGAGGGGATGCTCGCGCGCCGGCCGGTCGTCGCGGCCCGTGCGGGCGGCGTCGTCGAGATCATCGAGGACGGCGACAACGGGCTGCTCTGCGAGCCGGGCGACGCGACCGCGCTGGCCGACGCGCTGGACACGCTGAAGCGCGACGGCGCGCTGCGCGAGCGGCTCGTCGCGAGCGGGCGCGCGACGGCGGTGCGGCGGTTCGGGACCGAGACCTACGTGCAGCGGGTCGAGAAGATTCTCTCGGATACGGCGAAGGCCGCGAAGGCTAAGAAGCAATAA
- a CDS encoding acyltransferase family protein: MQAFSGSSLTAPPVADHKEHVIDAMRGFAALLVAYFHCRQVVWVGMQSFHHAYGHALAPGVIAGYLTFPFAWGSAGVPIFFVISGYCIHRNAALKLAADPAYRLDAPNFWARRFARIYPVLLAALLFTLALDAVSLQIEPVSHKIRDIGVTAFLVNLFSLQGVAGYTYGSNGALWTLSLEVQFYAIYPLLFAVRRRIGMPAVVAAVALVNVASAWLLERHDLQFFTSYWLSWTIGAWIADVRAQPARGAAAVPSRAWYIAAAVLLAAGCGAFHFGQYGAFQLWSAGFACFLYRALARPPRPTPPLRVLGWFGDFSYSLYLIHLPLFVCLGSVLFHSELQLSIWPSFAFMAAAIPVAYLFYRLFERPAMMWSASFKPTRTTRVVAPAPERTA; encoded by the coding sequence ATGCAAGCTTTCAGCGGATCGTCTCTGACCGCGCCGCCCGTCGCCGATCACAAGGAGCACGTGATCGACGCGATGCGCGGCTTCGCGGCGCTGCTCGTCGCCTATTTCCACTGCCGCCAGGTCGTCTGGGTCGGCATGCAGAGCTTCCATCACGCTTACGGCCATGCGCTCGCCCCGGGCGTGATCGCCGGCTACCTGACCTTCCCGTTCGCGTGGGGCTCCGCCGGCGTGCCGATCTTCTTCGTGATCAGCGGCTACTGCATCCACCGCAACGCGGCGCTCAAGCTCGCGGCCGATCCCGCCTACCGGCTCGACGCGCCGAACTTCTGGGCGCGCCGGTTCGCGCGCATCTACCCGGTGCTGCTCGCCGCGCTGCTGTTCACGCTCGCGCTCGACGCGGTCAGCCTGCAGATCGAGCCCGTCAGCCACAAGATCCGCGACATCGGCGTCACGGCGTTCCTCGTGAACCTGTTCTCGCTGCAGGGCGTCGCGGGCTATACGTACGGGTCGAACGGCGCGCTGTGGACGCTGTCGCTCGAAGTGCAGTTCTACGCGATCTACCCGCTGCTGTTCGCGGTGCGCCGGCGCATCGGCATGCCGGCAGTCGTGGCCGCGGTCGCGCTCGTCAACGTCGCGTCGGCGTGGCTGCTCGAACGGCACGACCTGCAGTTCTTCACGTCGTACTGGCTGTCGTGGACGATCGGCGCGTGGATCGCCGACGTGCGCGCGCAACCGGCGCGCGGTGCGGCCGCCGTGCCGTCGCGCGCGTGGTACATCGCGGCCGCCGTGCTGCTGGCCGCAGGCTGCGGCGCATTCCATTTCGGCCAGTACGGCGCGTTCCAACTGTGGTCGGCCGGCTTCGCGTGCTTCCTGTACCGCGCGCTCGCCCGCCCGCCGCGGCCGACGCCGCCGCTGCGCGTGCTCGGCTGGTTCGGCGACTTCAGCTACTCGCTGTACCTGATCCACCTGCCGCTGTTCGTCTGCCTCGGCTCGGTGCTGTTTCACTCCGAACTGCAGCTGTCGATCTGGCCGTCGTTCGCGTTCATGGCCGCTGCGATTCCGGTCGCTTACCTGTTCTACCGGCTGTTCGAGCGGCCCGCGATGATGTGGTCGGCCAGCTTCAAGCCGACACGCACCACGCGCGTCGTCGCGCCGGCGCCTGAGCGGACGGCCTGA
- the galU gene encoding UTP--glucose-1-phosphate uridylyltransferase GalU — protein MLKVTKAVFPVAGLGTRFLPATKASPKEMLPVVDKPLIQYAVEEAINAGITEMIFVTGRSKRAIEDHFDKSYEIEAELEARGKEKLLELVRGIKPSNVNCFYVRQPEALGLGHAVLCAEKLVHGEPFAVILADDLLHGEQPVLKQLVDVFDHYHSSVIGVETIAREDSRSYGVVEGREWEEDVIKLSGIIEKPAPEDAPSNLGVVGRYVFMPTIFDHLRRLKPGAGGELQLTDAVQSLLANEQVLAYRYFGTRFDCGSKLGYLKATVELALQHPEVSREFEAYLRTCLPALAAVA, from the coding sequence ATGTTGAAAGTCACCAAGGCCGTGTTCCCCGTTGCCGGTCTCGGCACGCGGTTCCTCCCGGCAACGAAGGCGAGCCCGAAGGAAATGTTGCCCGTCGTCGACAAGCCGCTGATTCAGTACGCGGTCGAGGAAGCGATCAACGCCGGTATCACCGAGATGATCTTCGTCACCGGGCGCAGCAAGCGCGCGATCGAGGATCACTTCGACAAGTCGTACGAGATCGAGGCGGAACTCGAGGCGCGCGGCAAGGAAAAGCTGCTCGAACTCGTGCGCGGCATCAAGCCGAGCAACGTCAACTGCTTCTACGTGCGCCAGCCGGAAGCGCTCGGCCTGGGCCACGCGGTGTTGTGCGCGGAAAAGCTCGTGCACGGCGAGCCGTTCGCGGTGATCCTCGCCGACGACTTGCTGCACGGCGAGCAGCCGGTGCTCAAGCAGCTCGTCGACGTGTTCGACCACTATCACAGCTCGGTGATCGGGGTCGAGACGATCGCCCGCGAGGACAGCCGCTCGTACGGCGTCGTCGAAGGCCGCGAGTGGGAAGAGGACGTCATCAAGCTGTCGGGCATCATCGAGAAGCCCGCGCCGGAAGATGCGCCGTCGAACCTCGGCGTGGTCGGCCGCTACGTGTTCATGCCGACGATCTTCGATCACCTGCGCCGGCTCAAGCCGGGTGCGGGCGGCGAACTGCAGCTCACCGACGCCGTCCAGTCGCTGCTCGCGAACGAGCAGGTGCTCGCGTATCGCTACTTCGGCACGCGCTTCGACTGCGGCAGCAAGCTCGGCTATCTGAAGGCAACCGTCGAGCTCGCGCTCCAGCATCCGGAAGTGAGCCGCGAATTCGAGGCGTACCTGCGTACCTGTTTGCCCGCGCTGGCTGCTGTCGCCTAA
- a CDS encoding acyltransferase family protein, protein MREARYVKGLDGLRAIAVILVFLSHKGHVLAVDVGKLGVWTFFLISGFLIVGELHRNRQAVECGTMTRRHALALFLAKRALRIFPVYYLLLAALAIAHALFYQRGVNLGLAWHAAFLSNYWIGVVKDGWPGSTSHFWSLAVEQQFYLIAPLALLAVPAARHVALGVAAVTLCALAHLALYLSDASPVLIYAFSPWNFALIALGGVGAMALADRGPAAVRRVPPGWLGAAGVVFFLVLPACTTLPDAVAGLADLGLSVSLAALMLWIISEPGHPVVSLLDRAPLAYLGTISYGFYLFHNLIPARFGVIPARFAHAPIPEIVRDVLPEMLQFALAVLLAHLSWRYLEKRLLDFKKPIAAMLARHFVARPSTSAR, encoded by the coding sequence ATGCGCGAAGCCAGATACGTCAAAGGACTCGACGGCCTGCGAGCCATCGCCGTCATCCTCGTTTTCCTGTCCCACAAGGGCCACGTCCTTGCCGTCGACGTCGGCAAGCTTGGCGTGTGGACGTTTTTCCTCATCAGCGGATTCCTGATCGTCGGCGAGCTGCATCGCAACCGCCAGGCCGTCGAGTGCGGCACCATGACGCGCCGCCACGCGCTCGCGCTGTTCCTCGCGAAGCGCGCGCTGCGGATCTTCCCCGTGTACTACCTGCTGCTCGCCGCGCTCGCGATCGCGCACGCGCTGTTCTACCAGCGCGGCGTCAATCTCGGGCTCGCGTGGCACGCGGCGTTCCTGTCGAATTACTGGATCGGTGTCGTCAAGGACGGCTGGCCCGGCTCCACGTCGCACTTCTGGAGCCTCGCGGTTGAACAGCAGTTCTATCTGATCGCGCCGCTCGCCCTGCTCGCGGTACCCGCCGCGCGACACGTCGCGCTCGGCGTCGCGGCCGTCACGCTGTGCGCGCTCGCCCATCTCGCGCTCTATCTGTCGGACGCGTCGCCGGTGCTGATCTACGCGTTTTCCCCGTGGAATTTCGCGCTGATCGCGCTCGGCGGCGTCGGCGCGATGGCGCTCGCCGATCGCGGGCCGGCCGCCGTGCGCCGCGTGCCGCCCGGCTGGCTCGGCGCGGCAGGCGTCGTGTTCTTCCTCGTGCTGCCCGCGTGCACGACGTTGCCCGACGCGGTCGCGGGGCTCGCCGATCTCGGTCTGTCAGTGTCGCTCGCCGCGCTGATGCTGTGGATCATCAGCGAACCCGGGCACCCCGTCGTGTCGCTGCTCGACCGGGCGCCGCTCGCCTATCTCGGCACGATCAGCTACGGCTTCTACCTGTTCCACAACCTGATTCCGGCACGCTTCGGCGTGATCCCCGCGCGCTTCGCGCACGCGCCGATCCCGGAAATCGTCCGGGACGTGCTGCCCGAGATGCTGCAATTCGCGCTTGCGGTGCTACTTGCGCACCTGTCCTGGCGCTACCTCGAAAAGAGGTTGCTCGACTTCAAGAAGCCGATCGCCGCGATGCTGGCCCGGCATTTCGTCGCGCGACCGAGCACGTCGGCGCGCTGA
- a CDS encoding HU family DNA-binding protein: MATSAKKVAKKAAAAPAKKVAAKKVAPAKKVVAKKAAVAKAPAAPTPLKDKFTKASLATHIAERAAVEVKAVKAVLAALENVVLGSVHKKGAGEFTLPGLLKITAQVVPAKKKRFGKDPFTGEERWFPAKPASVRVKARALKKLKDAAA; this comes from the coding sequence ATGGCGACTTCCGCAAAAAAGGTGGCCAAGAAGGCTGCCGCCGCACCGGCCAAGAAAGTGGCTGCTAAGAAAGTAGCGCCCGCGAAGAAAGTAGTGGCCAAGAAGGCCGCCGTCGCGAAGGCGCCCGCTGCTCCGACGCCGCTGAAGGACAAGTTCACGAAGGCATCGCTCGCAACGCACATCGCTGAGCGCGCAGCCGTGGAAGTGAAGGCGGTCAAGGCAGTGCTCGCCGCACTCGAGAACGTCGTGCTGGGCTCGGTCCACAAGAAGGGCGCAGGCGAGTTCACGCTGCCGGGTCTGCTGAAGATCACGGCACAAGTCGTGCCGGCGAAGAAGAAGCGCTTCGGCAAGGATCCGTTCACGGGCGAAGAGCGTTGGTTCCCGGCGAAGCCGGCCAGCGTGCGCGTGAAGGCACGTGCGCTGAAGAAGCTGAAGGACGCGGCAGCGTAA